The proteins below come from a single Malus sylvestris chromosome 3, drMalSylv7.2, whole genome shotgun sequence genomic window:
- the LOC126617023 gene encoding uncharacterized protein LOC126617023: MDRPTTKEGPTTKSYSKFSISIHQILRDIKNEPWFKLSKQSKGDTSKLDHTKYCAFQRGPGHTTDNCYTWKNYVEKLVKEDKVDRYLDKPAEQQKRNADGDEEPPTKMIRINGIFAESEHLGATNNSKKKKIQQALLISQVQAVDTQPGPIIGFIEQDAEGVDFPHDDALVISVQLAHAIVDRMMVDNGSAINLLQLSVI, encoded by the coding sequence ATGGATCGACCCACGACCAAAGAAGGCCCGACAACCAAGAGCTATTCTAAGTTCTCAATTTCGATTCATCAAATTCTTCGTGACATCAAGAACGAACCATGGTTCAAGTTGTCGAAACAATCAAAaggagatacttccaagttggacCACACCAAGTATTGCGCATTCCAGCGAGGTCCTGGTCACACAACCGACAACTGCTACACTTGGAAGAATTACGTAGAGAAGCTCGTGAAAGAAGACAAAGTCGATAGATACTTGGATAAGCCAGCTGAGCAGCAAAAAAGGAATGCAGACGGAGATGAGGAGCCACCAACCAAGATGATTCGAATTAATGGCATTTTCGCCGAATCTGAGCATTTGGGGGCCACTAATAActccaaaaagaagaagatccAGCAGGCTTTACTAATTTCACAAGTCCAAGCAGTCGATACCCAACCTGGACCCATTATTGGCTTCATTGAGCAGGATGCAGAAGGCGTCGATTTCCCACACGATGATGCACTAGTAATATCTGTCCAACTAGCCCATGCTATAGTTGATAGGATGATGGTTGACAATGGAAGTGCAATCAACTTACTTCAACTCTCAGTCATTTag